Sequence from the Microbacterium faecale genome:
CGGCCGTGGTCGTCGCTCCCGAGCGCGAGACGCCGGGCACCAGCGCGAGGGCCTGAGCCGTGCCGATCATGATGCCGTGCGGGTACGTGACATCGGACATCTCACGGGTGCGCCGTGCGAAGCGGTCGGCGACGCCGAGGATCACGCCGAAGATGATCAGCACGATCGCCACGAGCCACAGGTTGCGGAACACGTCGCGGATGTAGTCCTGCAGTGTGAAGCCGAGCACCCCGATCGGAATCGACGCGACGATGACGAGCCACCCCATCCGCGCGTCCGGGTCGTTGCGCGGGACCTTGCCCACGAGGGACTGTGCCCAGCGCCCGATGATGCGCACGATCTTCGACCAGAAGTACACGAGGACGGCGACCTCGGTGCCGATCTGCGAGATCGCGGTGAAGGTGGCGCCGGGGTCGGCAGCAGACGGCAGGAACTCACCGACGATGCGCAGGTGCGCGCTCGACGAGATCGGAAGGAACTCGGTCAGCCCCTGGACGAGGCCCAGGACGATTGCCTCAATGATGTGCATTCTCGTGCTTTCTGGAGTGTCAACAGGTGCGGATCAGGTCGGTCAGGACCCGCTGGCCGAAATCGAGCGCGTCGAGCGTCACCCGCTCATCCACGCCGTGGAACATGCCGGTGAAGTCGAGCTCGCGCGGCAGCTTCAGCGGCGCGAAGCCATAGCCGGTGATGCCGAGCGCGGCAAGAGACTTATTGTCGGTGCCGGCACCGAGCAGGTACGGCAGGACGGGGACGCCGGGGTCGTGCACGCCGATCGCGGCAACCATCCGCTCAACCAGCTCCCCTTCGAACGGCGCCTCGAGACCGATGTCGCGGTGGAAGATGTCGATCTGAACGTCATCACCCACGAGCGTCCGCAATTCGGCGAGCACACGATCCTCGGTCCCGGGCAGCACGCGTACGTCGAGCGTCGCCTCCGCCGCGTCGGGGATCACGTTGTGCTTGTATCCGGAGGTGAACCCCGTGGGGTTCGCCGTCGTGCGCCATGTCGAGGCGAGGAAGGCTTCGGCGGGACCCGCCATCGCCGCGATCTCGTCTGGATCCTCGGCGTCGGATCCGCAGATCCCACGCATCCCGTCCAGGAGCGCCCGCGTCGTGTCCGTGAGCTCAACGGGCCAGGTGCGCGAGCCGATCCGCTCGACCGCTCGCGCCAGTCGGGTCACGGCGTTGTCGGCATGCAGGCGACTGCCGTGTCCCGCTCGACCGCTCGCGCGAAGCGTGATCCACATCAGCGCCTTTTCGCCGACCTGCAGCAGATAGGCCGACTTATCGCCGACGGGGATGGAGTACCCGCCGACCTCGCTGATCGCCTCGGTCGCGCCGCGGAACCATTCGGGGCGGTGCCGGACGACCTGCGCGGACCCCTCGACACCGCCGTTCTCTTCGTCGGCGAAGAAGACGAGGATCAGATCACGGCGCGGCCGCTCGCCCGCACGGAGCATGCCGGCGACCGCGGTGAGGATCATCGCGTCCATGTTCTTCATGTCGACCGCGCCACGGCCCCACAGCATGCCGTCGATGATCTCGCCGGCGAACGGATCGACCGACCAGTCCTCGGAGATCGCCGGCACGACGTCGAGGTGTCCGTGGAGCACGAGGGCGGGGCGGGTCGGATCGATGCCCTCCACGCGCGCCATCACATTCGTGCGACGTGGGAACGCCTCGTAATAGTGGGGCTCGAGGCCGAGAGTTTCGAGATACGCACCAACGTATTCCGCGGCCTCGCGCTCGCCCTTCGCCCTGCCGCCCCCGTAGTTGGTGGTGTCGATGCGGATGAGGTCGCGCGCGACGCGCGCCACCTCGGCCAGGCTCTCTTGGGGCATGGATGACACGCTACCGGGACGAGCCGGGACGTCCCTGCGCGGCGGGCCGCATCCGAGCGATTCGCGCTCGCGTCATCAGGCTCGGCGCGCGGCGTCGCCGGGTTCCGGGTCGAAGATCTGGCCGATCGGCTCGCGCTTCTCGGCCTGGAACGCGTCTTCGACGCGTCCCGCCGCCCAGTACGCCGACAGCGACAGGACGGAGCGGTCGATCCCCCACTCCTTGTGGAGTAGCGGACGAAGCCGCTTCATCGCGCCGCGCTCACCGTGCGCGAAGACGTCGACGTTCGCCGTCGGCGCGGCGAGCGCTTCGACGGCCGCGACGAGCACGGATCCGTGCGGCGTACCGTCGCGGTGAAGCCAGCGCACCTCGACGCCCGCGGGCGCTGCGAACGGGATCTCGTCGTCGGGGGATCCGACTTCGATGAGCGCGAGTCCGCGGGCGTCGACGTGCAGCGTTTCGATCGCCGCCGCGATCGCGGGAAGCGCGGCGTCGTCGCCGAAGAACAGGTGCTCGTCGGCGTCGGGGCTCGGCGTGTAGTTTCCGCCGGGCCCGGAGAAGCACACCCAGTCACCCGGCGCCGCTGTCGCCGCCCAGGGGCCGGCGACTCCCTCATCGCCGTGTACGACGAAGTCGATCGCGATCGTGCGCGCGTCGCGGTCGATGCTCCGCACGGTGTAGGTGCGCTGGCTCGGCATGTCGTCCGGCGCCAGCTCGGCACGGAGCGCGTCGAGATCGTATGGCGGGGTGAGGCCGAGTTCGGGCTTCGCGAACAGCATCTTGATGTAGAGGTCGGTGCTGTGCCGCTCTGCCGCGGCGTCGGCGAACTCATCGAACTCGTCACCGCCGATGACGACACGCACCATGTGCGGCGACAGCCACACGCTCTCGACGACCTGGAAGGTGTACTGGCGGCGCGGCTTCTTCGGTGATGACATGCCCCTCATCCTCCCACGGATTTAGTTAGGTGACCCTCACTCGCCGACCTGCGCCCCGGTTACCCGATACGGGGAAACGGCTCGGTCGAGAACAGCACCTCCACCGGGACCTCGAAGTACGCCGCGATCCGAAGGGCCAGGTAGAGGCTCGGGCTGTACTCCCCGCGCTCGAGGTAGCCGACGGTCTGATAGTGCACGTCGAGCGCCTCCGCGAGCTCGCGGCGCGACACCTTGCGCTCGGCGCGCAGCATCGCGATGCGGTTGTGCACGCTCTCGGCCACGCCGCGTTACACCCCCCACTGCTGCTGCACATCGCGGCGGCGTGCGGCGAGCGTCGAGCCCGACTCCCGGCGCGCCATCCGGCTGAGCAGCTTCGGTGCGAGCGAAAGCCCGACGATCGCCCAGACGCCCAGCACGACGAAGACCCACTCGAGACGCCAGGATCCGGCAATCTCG
This genomic interval carries:
- a CDS encoding undecaprenyl-diphosphate phosphatase, producing MHIIEAIVLGLVQGLTEFLPISSSAHLRIVGEFLPSAADPGATFTAISQIGTEVAVLVYFWSKIVRIIGRWAQSLVGKVPRNDPDARMGWLVIVASIPIGVLGFTLQDYIRDVFRNLWLVAIVLIIFGVILGVADRFARRTREMSDVTYPHGIMIGTAQALALVPGVSRSGATTTAARALGYKRTTAAEFSFLMAIPAVFGSGLYELKHGLETNDLGPYGWSGTVVATIAAFLVGWAVVAYLMRYLERGTFMPFVIYRIILGAVIMVLLGTGVLSAY
- a CDS encoding M20/M25/M40 family metallo-hydrolase, which translates into the protein MPQESLAEVARVARDLIRIDTTNYGGGRAKGEREAAEYVGAYLETLGLEPHYYEAFPRRTNVMARVEGIDPTRPALVLHGHLDVVPAISEDWSVDPFAGEIIDGMLWGRGAVDMKNMDAMILTAVAGMLRAGERPRRDLILVFFADEENGGVEGSAQVVRHRPEWFRGATEAISEVGGYSIPVGDKSAYLLQVGEKALMWITLRASGRAGHGSRLHADNAVTRLARAVERIGSRTWPVELTDTTRALLDGMRGICGSDAEDPDEIAAMAGPAEAFLASTWRTTANPTGFTSGYKHNVIPDAAEATLDVRVLPGTEDRVLAELRTLVGDDVQIDIFHRDIGLEAPFEGELVERMVAAIGVHDPGVPVLPYLLGAGTDNKSLAALGITGYGFAPLKLPRELDFTGMFHGVDERVTLDALDFGQRVLTDLIRTC
- a CDS encoding siderophore-interacting protein, producing MSSPKKPRRQYTFQVVESVWLSPHMVRVVIGGDEFDEFADAAAERHSTDLYIKMLFAKPELGLTPPYDLDALRAELAPDDMPSQRTYTVRSIDRDARTIAIDFVVHGDEGVAGPWAATAAPGDWVCFSGPGGNYTPSPDADEHLFFGDDAALPAIAAAIETLHVDARGLALIEVGSPDDEIPFAAPAGVEVRWLHRDGTPHGSVLVAAVEALAAPTANVDVFAHGERGAMKRLRPLLHKEWGIDRSVLSLSAYWAAGRVEDAFQAEKREPIGQIFDPEPGDAARRA
- a CDS encoding helix-turn-helix transcriptional regulator is translated as MAESVHNRIAMLRAERKVSRRELAEALDVHYQTVGYLERGEYSPSLYLALRIAAYFEVPVEVLFSTEPFPRIG